A single genomic interval of Streptomyces sp. BA2 harbors:
- the scy gene encoding polarized growth protein Scy, with protein sequence MRGYERQESSRAETDHLSRFEAEMDRLKTEREKAVQHAEDLGYQVEVLRAKLHEARRNLASRPAYDGADIGYQAEQLLRNAQIQADQLRQDAERELRDARAQTQRILQEHAEQQARLQSELHSEAVSRRQQLDQELSERRQTVESHVNENVAWAEQLRARTEQQARRLLDESRAEADQALAAARAEAERVAEEARQRLSSDAESARAEAEAILRRARSDAERLLNAASTQAQEATDHAEQLRSSTATESEQARRQATEASRAAEQRMAEAETALREARAEADKVLAEAKESASKQLAAAEGANEQRTRTAKEQVARLVGEATKEAEATKSEAEQLVADARAEAEQLIKEAAEKARTITAEETAGQLAKAARTAEDVLDKASKDAKETTKAATEEAERIRSEAEAEADRLRAEAHDIAEELKGTAKDDTKEYRAKTVELQEEARRLRGEAEQLRADAVTEGERIRGEARREAVQQIEEAAKSAEELLAKAKADADELRSAATADSERMRTEAIERATTLRKQAEETLERTRAEAERHREEAAEQAEATKTEAEDAARALHEETERAIAARQAEAADELTRLHTEAEERLASAEQALTDARAEAERIRKEASDETDRLRSESAERVRTLQAQAETEAERLRTEAAADASQARAEGENVAVRLRSDAAAEAERLKTEAQESADRLRSEAAAAAERVGAEAAEALSAAQEEAARRRREAEETLSSARAEADQERERAREQSEELLASARKRVEEAQAEAVRLVEEADRRATEMVSSAEQTAQSVRDSVAGLQESAQEEIAGLRSAAEHAAQRTRTEAQEEADRVRADAYAERERATEDATRTRREANEETEAAKSLAERTVSEAIAEAERLRSDASEYAQRSRTEASDAIASAEQDASRTRADAREDANRIRSDAASQADQLIGEARSEAERLQNETVAEAERLKAETSAEAERVRSESVAKAEKLISDASGDAERLRADAAETVGSAQQHAERIRSEAERVKAEAAAEAERLTSQAREEAERTQDEARRAANKSRSEAAEQVDTLITEAAAEAEKLTSDAQEKALKATTDAEAQADTMVGAARTEADRLVSEARVEGNSLVEKARTDADELLVGARRDATAIRERSEEQRDRLTAEIEELHERARRESAEAMKTAGERCDALVKAAEEQRAEAEAQAKELVSDASSEAGKVRISAVKRAEALLKEAETKVAELVREAERVKAEAQAEAERTVDEGKRELEVLVRRREDINAEISRVQDVLEALESFEAPPVPGQKDGGVKAGAAAGSTRSGGKPSEG encoded by the coding sequence GTGCGGGGCTACGAACGCCAAGAGAGCTCGCGGGCTGAGACGGACCATCTTTCGCGGTTCGAGGCCGAGATGGACCGGCTGAAGACCGAGCGAGAGAAGGCTGTTCAGCACGCCGAAGACCTCGGCTACCAGGTCGAGGTGTTGCGCGCCAAGCTGCACGAGGCGCGCCGCAACCTCGCGTCCCGCCCTGCCTACGACGGCGCGGACATCGGTTACCAGGCCGAGCAGTTGCTCCGTAATGCCCAGATCCAGGCCGACCAGCTGCGCCAGGACGCCGAGCGGGAGCTGCGGGACGCCCGTGCGCAGACCCAGCGCATCCTCCAGGAGCACGCCGAGCAGCAGGCCAGGCTCCAGTCCGAGCTGCACTCCGAGGCGGTGTCACGCCGTCAGCAGCTCGACCAGGAGCTGTCCGAGCGCCGCCAGACCGTCGAGTCGCACGTCAACGAGAACGTGGCGTGGGCCGAGCAGCTGCGGGCGCGCACCGAACAGCAGGCGCGCCGCCTGCTCGACGAGTCGCGCGCCGAGGCCGACCAGGCTCTGGCCGCCGCCCGCGCGGAGGCCGAGCGCGTGGCCGAAGAGGCCCGCCAGCGCCTTTCGAGTGACGCCGAGTCCGCCCGCGCCGAGGCCGAGGCCATCCTGCGCCGGGCCCGCTCGGACGCCGAGCGCCTCCTGAACGCCGCGTCCACGCAGGCGCAGGAGGCCACCGATCACGCGGAGCAGCTGCGTTCCTCCACGGCCACGGAGTCCGAGCAGGCGCGCCGTCAGGCCACCGAGGCGAGCCGGGCCGCCGAGCAGCGCATGGCGGAGGCCGAGACGGCTCTGCGCGAGGCACGCGCCGAGGCGGACAAGGTCCTCGCCGAGGCGAAGGAGTCCGCGTCCAAGCAGCTCGCGGCCGCCGAGGGCGCCAACGAACAGCGCACGCGCACCGCCAAGGAGCAGGTCGCCCGTCTGGTGGGCGAGGCCACGAAGGAGGCCGAGGCCACCAAGTCCGAGGCCGAGCAGCTCGTCGCCGACGCCCGTGCCGAGGCCGAGCAGCTGATCAAGGAAGCCGCCGAGAAGGCGCGCACGATCACCGCCGAGGAGACCGCGGGCCAGCTCGCCAAGGCCGCCCGCACCGCGGAGGACGTACTCGACAAGGCGTCCAAGGACGCCAAGGAGACGACGAAGGCCGCCACCGAGGAGGCCGAGCGGATCCGCAGCGAGGCCGAGGCCGAGGCGGACCGGCTGCGCGCCGAGGCGCACGACATCGCCGAGGAGCTCAAGGGCACGGCGAAGGACGACACCAAGGAGTACCGCGCCAAGACCGTCGAGCTGCAGGAGGAGGCGCGCAGGCTGCGCGGCGAGGCCGAGCAGCTGCGGGCCGACGCGGTCACCGAGGGCGAGCGGATCCGTGGCGAGGCCCGGCGCGAGGCCGTCCAGCAGATCGAGGAGGCGGCCAAGTCCGCCGAGGAGCTGCTCGCCAAGGCGAAGGCCGACGCGGACGAGCTGCGGTCGGCGGCCACCGCCGACAGCGAGCGGATGCGCACCGAGGCCATCGAGCGCGCGACGACCCTGCGCAAGCAGGCCGAGGAGACCCTGGAGCGCACCCGCGCGGAGGCCGAGCGGCACCGCGAGGAGGCCGCCGAGCAGGCCGAGGCCACGAAGACCGAGGCCGAGGACGCCGCGCGGGCCCTGCACGAGGAGACCGAGCGGGCGATAGCGGCACGTCAGGCCGAGGCAGCCGACGAGCTGACGCGCCTGCACACGGAGGCCGAGGAGCGTCTCGCCTCCGCCGAGCAGGCGCTGACCGATGCCCGCGCCGAGGCCGAGCGCATCCGCAAAGAGGCCTCGGACGAGACGGACCGCCTCCGTTCGGAGTCCGCCGAGCGGGTCCGCACCCTTCAGGCGCAGGCCGAGACCGAGGCCGAGCGGCTGCGCACCGAGGCCGCGGCCGACGCGTCGCAGGCGCGCGCCGAGGGCGAGAACGTCGCCGTGCGGCTGCGTTCGGACGCCGCGGCCGAGGCCGAGCGGCTCAAGACGGAGGCCCAGGAGTCGGCCGACCGTCTGCGCTCGGAGGCCGCAGCCGCCGCCGAGCGCGTGGGCGCGGAGGCCGCCGAGGCGCTGTCCGCGGCCCAGGAGGAGGCCGCGAGGCGCCGCAGGGAGGCCGAGGAGACCCTCAGCTCCGCGCGCGCGGAGGCCGACCAGGAGCGCGAGCGGGCGCGCGAGCAGAGCGAGGAGCTCCTCGCGTCCGCCCGCAAGCGCGTCGAGGAGGCACAGGCCGAGGCCGTGCGCCTCGTCGAGGAGGCCGACCGCAGGGCGACCGAGATGGTCTCCAGCGCCGAACAGACCGCCCAGTCCGTACGGGATTCCGTGGCGGGCCTTCAGGAATCGGCGCAGGAGGAGATCGCGGGCCTGCGCAGCGCCGCCGAGCACGCGGCGCAGCGCACGAGGACCGAGGCGCAGGAGGAGGCGGACCGCGTCCGCGCCGACGCGTACGCCGAGCGGGAGCGCGCCACCGAGGACGCCACCCGCACCCGGCGCGAGGCGAACGAAGAGACCGAGGCCGCCAAGTCCCTTGCCGAGCGCACCGTTTCGGAGGCGATCGCGGAGGCCGAGCGGCTGCGCTCGGACGCCTCCGAGTATGCCCAGCGTTCGCGTACGGAAGCCTCGGACGCGATCGCGTCGGCCGAGCAGGACGCGTCCCGCACCCGTGCCGACGCCCGCGAGGACGCCAACCGCATCCGCAGCGACGCGGCGAGCCAGGCCGACCAGTTGATCGGCGAGGCGCGCAGCGAGGCCGAGCGGCTGCAGAACGAGACGGTCGCGGAGGCCGAGCGGCTCAAGGCCGAGACGAGCGCCGAGGCCGAGCGGGTGCGCTCGGAGTCGGTGGCCAAGGCCGAGAAGCTCATCTCGGACGCGTCGGGCGACGCCGAGCGGCTTCGCGCGGACGCCGCGGAGACGGTCGGCTCCGCCCAGCAGCACGCCGAGCGCATCCGGTCCGAGGCCGAGCGCGTCAAGGCGGAGGCGGCCGCCGAGGCCGAGCGGCTCACCTCGCAGGCGCGGGAGGAGGCCGAGCGGACCCAGGACGAGGCACGCCGGGCCGCCAACAAGAGCCGTTCCGAGGCGGCCGAGCAGGTCGACACGCTCATCACGGAGGCGGCGGCCGAGGCCGAGAAGCTGACGAGCGACGCCCAGGAGAAGGCGCTCAAGGCGACCACGGACGCCGAGGCGCAGGCCGACACGATGGTCGGCGCCGCCCGCACGGAGGCCGACCGCCTTGTCTCCGAGGCGCGCGTCGAGGGCAACTCCCTGGTGGAGAAGGCCCGTACGGACGCGGACGAACTGCTCGTCGGCGCCCGCAGGGACGCGACGGCGATAAGGGAGCGCTCCGAGGAGCAGCGCGACCGCCTCACCGCGGAGATCGAGGAGCTGCACGAGCGTGCGCGCCGCGAGTCCGCCGAGGCGATGAAGACGGCCGGTGAGCGCTGCGACGCCCTGGTGAAGGCCGCGGAGGAGCAGCGTGCCGAGGCCGAGGCGCAGGCCAAGGAGCTGGTGTCGGACGCGAGTTCCGAGGCCGGCAAGGTCCGCATCTCCGCGGTGAAGCGGGCCGAGGCGCTGCTCAAGGAGGCCGAGACGAAGGTGGCCGAGCTGGTGCGCGAGGCCGAGCGCGTCAAGGCGGAGGCGCAGGCCGAGGCCGAGCGGACGGTCGACGAGGGCAAACGCGAGCTCGAGGTTCTCGTCCGGCGCCGCGAGGACATCAACGCCGAGATCTCCCGTGTCCAGGACGTACTGGAGGCGTTGGAATCTTTTGAGGCTCCGCCGGTCCCCGGCCAGAAGGACGGTGGCGTCAAGGCCGGTGCGGCGGCGGGCTCAACTCGATCGGGTGGCAAGCCGTCCGAGGGCTAG
- the mce gene encoding methylmalonyl-CoA epimerase — MLTRIDHIGIACFDLDKTVEFYRETYGFTVFHTEVNEEQGVREAMLKINETGDGGASYLQLLEPTRDDSAVGKWLAKNGEGVHHIAFGTADVDGDAAAIKDKGVRVLYEEPRIGSMGSRITFLHPKDCHGVLTELVTSAAQESPEH, encoded by the coding sequence ATGCTGACGCGAATCGATCACATCGGGATCGCCTGTTTCGACCTCGACAAGACCGTCGAGTTCTACCGGGAGACATATGGCTTCACGGTGTTCCACACCGAGGTCAATGAGGAGCAGGGGGTGCGCGAGGCCATGCTCAAGATCAATGAGACGGGTGACGGCGGCGCTTCCTACCTGCAGCTCCTCGAACCCACTCGCGATGACTCCGCCGTGGGCAAGTGGCTCGCGAAGAACGGCGAGGGCGTGCACCACATCGCTTTCGGCACCGCGGACGTGGACGGCGACGCCGCGGCCATCAAGGACAAGGGCGTACGCGTCCTTTACGAGGAGCCCCGCATCGGGTCCATGGGATCCCGCATCACCTTCCTGCACCCCAAGGACTGTCACGGTGTGCTGACCGAACTCGTCACCTCGGCAGCTCAGGAGTCACCGGAGCACTGA
- a CDS encoding acetyl-CoA C-acetyltransferase, with the protein MSGTTGTTSVIVAGARTPMGRLLGSLKSFSGADLGGFAIKAALDRAGIGGDQVQYVIMGQVLTAGAGQIPARQAAVKAGIPMNVPALTVNKVCLSGLDAIALADQLIRAGEFDIVVAGGQESMTNAPHVLPKSREGVKYGAIEMIDSMAYDGLTDSFDNVAMGESTEKHNTRLGIGRPEQDEIAAASHQRAAAAQKNGIFEAEITPVEIPQRKGGPVLFSQDEGIRAETTAESLGKLRPAFAKDGTITAGTASQISDGAAAVVVMSKAKAEELGLHWIAEIGAHGNVAGPDSSLQSQPSNAILHALKKEGLDVADLDLIEINEAFAAVAVQSMKDLGVSSEKVNVNGGAIALGHPIGMSGARVVLHLALELKRRGGGVGAAALCGGGGQGDALIVKVAKA; encoded by the coding sequence ATGTCTGGAACGACCGGTACCACCTCAGTGATCGTCGCGGGCGCGCGTACGCCCATGGGCCGCCTGCTCGGCTCCCTGAAGTCCTTCTCCGGTGCCGACCTGGGCGGTTTCGCGATCAAGGCCGCGCTCGACCGGGCCGGGATCGGCGGCGACCAGGTGCAGTACGTGATCATGGGCCAGGTGCTCACCGCCGGGGCAGGGCAGATCCCGGCACGCCAGGCCGCTGTCAAGGCGGGCATCCCCATGAACGTCCCCGCGCTCACCGTCAACAAGGTGTGCCTCTCCGGGCTCGACGCGATCGCGCTCGCCGACCAGCTGATCCGCGCGGGCGAGTTCGACATCGTCGTCGCCGGCGGCCAGGAGTCGATGACGAACGCGCCGCACGTCCTGCCCAAGTCGCGCGAGGGCGTCAAGTACGGCGCCATCGAGATGATCGACTCCATGGCGTACGACGGCCTCACCGACTCCTTCGACAACGTCGCCATGGGCGAGTCCACGGAGAAGCACAACACCCGCCTCGGCATCGGGCGCCCCGAGCAGGACGAGATCGCCGCCGCCTCGCACCAGCGCGCCGCCGCCGCCCAGAAGAACGGCATCTTCGAGGCCGAGATCACCCCGGTCGAGATCCCGCAGCGCAAGGGCGGACCGGTCCTCTTCTCCCAGGACGAGGGCATCCGCGCCGAGACGACCGCCGAGTCGCTCGGCAAGCTGCGCCCGGCCTTCGCCAAGGACGGCACGATCACCGCGGGCACGGCCTCGCAGATCTCCGACGGCGCCGCGGCGGTCGTGGTGATGTCCAAGGCCAAGGCCGAGGAGCTCGGCCTGCACTGGATCGCGGAGATCGGGGCGCACGGCAACGTGGCGGGCCCGGACAGCTCGCTCCAGTCGCAGCCGTCGAACGCCATCCTGCACGCCCTGAAGAAGGAGGGCCTGGACGTCGCCGACCTCGACCTGATCGAGATCAACGAAGCGTTCGCCGCGGTCGCGGTGCAGTCAATGAAGGACCTCGGGGTGTCCTCGGAAAAGGTGAACGTCAACGGCGGTGCCATTGCCCTGGGTCACCCGATCGGGATGTCCGGCGCACGCGTTGTCCTTCACCTCGCCCTTGAGCTGAAGCGGCGTGGCGGTGGCGTGGGCGCGGCCGCGCTGTGCGGTGGCGGCGGGCAGGGTGACGCGCTGATCGTGAAGGTGGCGAAGGCCTGA
- the meaB gene encoding methylmalonyl Co-A mutase-associated GTPase MeaB — MQDVPSLVAQAREGRPRAVARLISLVEGASPQLREVMAALAPLAGHAYVVGLTGSPGVGKSTSTSALVSAYRRAGKRVGVLAVDPSSPFSGGALLGDRVRMSEHASDPGVYIRSMATRGHLGGLAWSAPQAIRVLDAAGCDVVLVETVGVGQSEVEIASQADTSVVLLAPGMGDGIQAAKAGILEIGDVYVVNKADRDGADATARELNHMLGLGESRAAGDWRPPIVKTVAARGEGIDEVVEALEKHRAWMEERGVLADRRAARAAREVETIAVTALRERIADLHGDARLSALAERIVAGELDPYAAADELIASLTSG; from the coding sequence ATGCAGGACGTCCCCTCCCTGGTGGCACAGGCCCGCGAGGGCAGGCCACGGGCCGTGGCCCGGCTGATCTCACTGGTCGAGGGGGCGTCACCGCAGCTCCGCGAGGTCATGGCGGCGCTGGCTCCGCTGGCGGGCCATGCGTACGTGGTGGGCCTCACCGGATCTCCCGGTGTCGGCAAGTCGACTTCGACGTCGGCGCTCGTGTCCGCCTACCGCAGGGCGGGCAAGCGGGTCGGCGTCCTGGCCGTCGACCCTTCGTCCCCCTTCTCCGGGGGTGCGCTGCTCGGCGACCGGGTCCGGATGTCGGAGCACGCGTCCGACCCCGGGGTCTACATCCGCTCCATGGCGACGCGGGGCCACCTGGGCGGCTTGGCATGGTCGGCTCCGCAGGCGATCCGCGTACTGGACGCGGCGGGCTGCGACGTCGTGTTGGTCGAGACGGTCGGCGTGGGCCAGTCCGAGGTGGAGATCGCCTCGCAGGCGGACACGTCGGTGGTGCTCCTCGCCCCCGGGATGGGCGACGGTATCCAGGCGGCGAAGGCCGGAATCCTGGAGATCGGTGACGTGTACGTCGTCAACAAGGCGGACCGGGACGGCGCGGACGCGACCGCGCGCGAGCTGAACCACATGCTGGGGCTCGGGGAGTCCCGCGCCGCGGGGGACTGGCGCCCGCCCATCGTGAAGACGGTGGCCGCACGGGGCGAGGGGATCGACGAGGTAGTCGAAGCCCTGGAGAAGCACCGGGCGTGGATGGAGGAGCGGGGGGTCCTGGCGGACCGGAGGGCGGCGAGGGCGGCGCGGGAGGTCGAGACGATCGCGGTCACGGCCTTGCGGGAGCGAATCGCGGATCTGCACGGGGACGCGCGGCTGTCCGCTCTGGCGGAGCGGATCGTTGCCGGGGAGCTGGACCCTTACGCGGCGGCGGACGAACTGATCGCGAGCTTGACCTCGGGGTGA
- a CDS encoding PepSY domain-containing protein has protein sequence MKRNIVIATVAALALAGGGTATALAASGDDDSSAAAKKSSVQLKDDNRDNDRDDDRDDDRYDDRDDAKENTAEVKAAKVTAADAIDAALAKHSGTAVSAELDDEDGGLVWDVDLLKGDAWTSVQVDPGTGKVLGSHTEQDDDGDAKRVAAALKGASVNAADAAKAAGAKGTVTSVDLDDDGTAKAWEAETASGKGAESDWKVDLQSGKVSADKSDSHDDSDDNDSDDGSDD, from the coding sequence ATGAAGCGCAACATCGTCATCGCCACCGTCGCAGCCCTGGCCCTGGCCGGGGGCGGTACGGCGACGGCGCTCGCTGCCTCCGGCGACGACGACTCGTCGGCCGCCGCCAAGAAGTCGAGCGTTCAGCTGAAGGACGACAACCGGGACAACGACCGTGACGACGACCGTGACGACGACCGGTACGACGACCGTGACGACGCCAAGGAGAACACCGCCGAGGTGAAGGCCGCCAAGGTGACGGCGGCCGACGCGATCGACGCGGCGCTGGCGAAGCACTCCGGTACCGCGGTCTCCGCCGAGCTCGACGACGAGGACGGCGGCCTGGTCTGGGACGTCGACCTGCTGAAGGGCGACGCGTGGACCAGCGTGCAGGTGGATCCCGGCACCGGCAAGGTGCTCGGCTCGCACACCGAGCAGGACGACGACGGCGATGCCAAGCGTGTGGCCGCGGCCCTGAAGGGTGCGTCCGTCAACGCCGCGGACGCGGCGAAGGCCGCCGGCGCCAAGGGCACGGTGACCTCCGTGGACCTGGACGACGACGGTACGGCCAAGGCCTGGGAGGCGGAGACCGCTTCCGGCAAGGGTGCGGAGTCCGACTGGAAGGTGGACCTGCAGTCGGGCAAGGTCTCCGCTGACAAGTCGGACAGCCACGATGACTCCGACGACAATGACTCGGACGACGGCTCGGACGACTGA
- a CDS encoding response regulator transcription factor, with protein MRLLIVEDEKRLALSLAKGLTAEGYAVDVVHDGVDGLHRASEGTYDLVILDIMLPGMNGYRVCSTLRAAGHDVPILMLTAKDGEYDEAEGLDTGADDYLTKPFSYVVLVARVKALLRRRGNAGPSPVHTLGDLKVDTAARRVFRGEGGEDSEVTLTAKEFAVLEQLVLRAGEVVSKGDILDHVWDFAYEGDPNIVEVYISALRRKLGAPLIKTVRGAGYRLEAPR; from the coding sequence ATGCGCCTGTTGATCGTGGAGGACGAAAAGCGGCTCGCCCTGTCGCTCGCCAAGGGCCTGACGGCCGAGGGCTACGCCGTGGACGTCGTGCACGACGGCGTCGACGGACTGCACCGGGCGAGCGAGGGGACGTACGACCTGGTCATCCTCGACATCATGCTGCCCGGCATGAACGGCTACCGCGTCTGCTCCACCCTGCGGGCCGCTGGGCACGACGTACCGATCCTGATGCTCACGGCCAAGGACGGCGAGTACGACGAGGCCGAAGGGCTCGACACGGGCGCCGACGACTACCTCACCAAGCCTTTCTCGTACGTGGTGCTCGTTGCCCGTGTGAAGGCGCTCCTGCGCCGCCGTGGCAACGCGGGGCCGTCCCCCGTCCACACCCTCGGCGACCTCAAGGTCGACACCGCGGCCCGCCGCGTCTTCCGCGGCGAGGGCGGTGAGGACAGTGAAGTGACTCTCACCGCCAAGGAGTTCGCCGTCCTTGAGCAGCTCGTACTGCGCGCGGGCGAGGTCGTCTCCAAGGGCGACATCCTGGACCACGTCTGGGACTTCGCCTACGAAGGGGACCCGAACATCGTCGAGGTGTACATCAGCGCGCTGCGGCGCAAGCTCGGCGCGCCCCTGATCAAGACGGTGCGCGGCGCCGGCTACCGCCTGGAGGCCCCCCGATGA
- a CDS encoding sensor histidine kinase: MRRFFSSVRARATLGASLVVAVALVAAGAAVLLSLRANLTDQANGQAESTARSVASRLAANEPYSDLDLDDEERPVQIVDGKERLVAATEDLESISGTGVDAVKPRPGSTPPKSDGEDDGETEAPEPGEVSDDPPKVTSGTATVDGETADYRFAAVEVSVEDKGDFTVYAGASLAAQQSAVSTALTSMLIGFPLLLAVIALVTWLVTRRALRPVDAIRSEMAAITASEDLARRVPEPDTHDEIARLATTTNETLAALQSSVERQRRFVADASHELRSPIASLRTQLEVGVAHPELLDVDGAVEDTVRLQELAADLLLLARLDAGEKPGGGHVDLAALAREELSQRTRDHVDVRMDLKSVEVTGSRSQLARVLGNLVNNAQRHARSHVTVTTRPEGAWAVLEVSDDGNGVPEGERDRIFERFVRLDDARTRDDGGAGLGLAIARDVAARHGGTLTVREAPGGGALFELRVPAATR; this comes from the coding sequence ATGAGGCGCTTCTTCAGTTCCGTACGGGCCCGTGCCACCCTCGGCGCCAGCCTCGTCGTGGCCGTCGCGCTGGTCGCCGCGGGCGCCGCCGTGCTGCTCTCGCTGCGGGCGAACCTGACCGACCAGGCGAACGGTCAGGCGGAGTCGACGGCCCGAAGCGTGGCCTCGCGGCTCGCCGCGAACGAGCCGTACAGCGATCTGGACCTGGACGACGAGGAGCGTCCGGTCCAGATCGTCGACGGCAAGGAACGGCTCGTCGCCGCCACGGAGGACCTGGAGAGCATCAGCGGCACGGGAGTCGACGCCGTGAAGCCCCGTCCTGGGTCCACGCCCCCGAAGAGTGACGGTGAAGACGACGGTGAGACCGAGGCCCCCGAACCCGGGGAGGTCTCCGATGACCCGCCGAAGGTCACCTCCGGCACCGCCACCGTCGACGGCGAGACGGCGGACTACCGTTTCGCCGCGGTCGAGGTGAGCGTCGAGGACAAGGGCGACTTCACCGTCTACGCGGGCGCCTCGCTCGCCGCCCAACAGAGCGCGGTGTCCACGGCGTTGACGTCCATGCTCATCGGTTTCCCGCTGCTCCTGGCCGTCATCGCCCTGGTGACCTGGCTGGTGACGCGGCGCGCCCTGCGCCCGGTGGACGCGATCCGCTCCGAGATGGCGGCGATCACCGCCTCGGAGGATCTCGCGCGCCGCGTGCCCGAGCCGGACACGCACGACGAGATCGCCCGCCTGGCCACGACCACGAACGAGACGCTCGCCGCCCTGCAGAGCTCGGTGGAACGTCAGCGCCGCTTCGTCGCCGACGCCTCGCACGAACTGCGCAGCCCCATCGCCTCCTTGCGCACACAGCTGGAAGTGGGCGTGGCCCACCCGGAGTTGCTGGACGTGGACGGTGCGGTCGAGGACACCGTACGACTTCAGGAGCTGGCCGCCGACCTGCTGCTCCTCGCCCGGCTCGACGCGGGCGAGAAGCCGGGCGGTGGGCACGTGGACCTGGCGGCCCTGGCGCGCGAGGAGCTCTCGCAGCGCACGCGGGATCATGTCGACGTCCGCATGGATCTGAAGAGCGTCGAAGTCACCGGCTCCCGGAGCCAGTTGGCGCGCGTGCTCGGCAACCTCGTGAACAACGCGCAGCGCCACGCGCGCTCGCACGTCACCGTCACCACCCGCCCCGAGGGGGCGTGGGCGGTTCTTGAGGTCTCCGACGACGGAAACGGCGTGCCGGAGGGTGAACGCGACCGGATCTTCGAGCGCTTCGTCCGCCTCGACGACGCCCGCACCAGGGATGACGGCGGGGCGGGTCTGGGCCTCGCCATCGCGCGCGATGTCGCCGCACGCCATGGCGGGACCCTCACGGTCCGGGAGGCTCCCGGTGGGGGAGCGCTCTTCGAGCTCAGGGTCCCTGCCGCCACGCGGTGA
- a CDS encoding MarR family winged helix-turn-helix transcriptional regulator, with product METETAPQWLTNEEQCAWRTHVEVNRMLTYQLEKDLQPFNLTMNDYDILVHLSESEEKRMRMSDLAAATLQSKSRLSHQITRMENAGLVRRENCESDRRGLYTVLTDEGMETMQRVAPHHVASVRQHFVDLISPEALGELHKALTPIAEHLRAQRGKP from the coding sequence ATGGAGACCGAGACGGCCCCGCAGTGGCTGACCAACGAGGAACAGTGCGCCTGGCGCACCCACGTGGAGGTCAACAGGATGCTGACATATCAGCTCGAGAAGGACCTCCAGCCGTTCAACCTGACCATGAACGACTACGACATCCTCGTGCATCTCTCCGAATCGGAGGAGAAGCGGATGCGTATGAGCGATCTCGCGGCCGCCACACTGCAGTCCAAGAGCCGCCTGTCCCACCAGATCACCCGCATGGAGAACGCGGGCCTGGTCCGCCGGGAGAACTGCGAGTCCGACCGGCGCGGGCTCTACACCGTCCTCACGGACGAGGGCATGGAGACCATGCAGCGGGTCGCCCCGCACCACGTGGCCTCGGTCCGCCAGCACTTCGTCGACCTGATCTCGCCCGAGGCGCTCGGCGAACTCCACAAGGCCCTGACCCCGATCGCGGAGCACCTCCGGGCCCAGCGGGGCAAGCCCTGA
- a CDS encoding AIM24 family protein: MPAGAPAPLDPMTLPSDDSVNAYTFCVELKGSQWFLQKGKMIAYYGTIEFNGIGHGRLDRLVRTSFHSPLHASDWVVADGQGKMLLADRAFDVNSYDLEDGNLTIRSGNLLAFQPTLALKQSIVPGFLTLIGTGKFVAASNGPVVFMEPPIRVDPQALVGWADCPSPCHHYDHGYLTGVIGGVRALTGIGGTSGEEHQFEFVGAGTVLLQSSEALMAEQATGAVPQQAGVPGGQGGQAAPGQRSQHGQQPGQPRLPGQLGDLQRRFGL, from the coding sequence ATGCCCGCGGGAGCGCCCGCGCCCCTCGACCCGATGACGCTGCCGAGCGACGACAGCGTGAACGCGTACACCTTCTGCGTGGAGCTCAAGGGGAGCCAGTGGTTCCTGCAGAAGGGGAAGATGATCGCCTACTACGGGACGATCGAGTTCAACGGCATCGGACACGGCCGTCTGGACCGCCTGGTGCGCACGAGTTTTCATTCGCCCCTGCACGCGAGCGACTGGGTGGTGGCCGACGGCCAGGGCAAGATGCTCCTCGCCGACCGGGCCTTCGACGTGAATTCGTACGACCTCGAAGACGGCAACCTGACCATTCGCTCGGGCAACCTCCTCGCTTTTCAGCCAACTCTCGCGCTGAAGCAATCCATCGTTCCGGGCTTTCTGACCCTGATCGGAACCGGAAAGTTCGTGGCCGCGTCGAACGGCCCCGTGGTGTTCATGGAGCCGCCGATCCGGGTCGATCCACAGGCCCTGGTGGGCTGGGCCGACTGCCCTTCGCCCTGCCATCACTACGACCATGGATATCTGACCGGAGTCATCGGCGGCGTACGGGCACTGACCGGGATCGGCGGAACCTCAGGCGAGGAGCACCAGTTCGAGTTCGTGGGGGCGGGGACGGTGCTCCTGCAGTCCTCGGAGGCGCTCATGGCCGAGCAGGCGACGGGCGCGGTGCCGCAGCAGGCCGGCGTGCCGGGCGGCCAGGGCGGCCAGGCCGCACCGGGCCAACGCAGTCAACACGGACAGCAGCCGGGGCAACCGCGCCTTCCCGGACAACTGGGGGACCTCCAGCGTCGCTTCGGCCTGTGA